A part of Osmerus mordax isolate fOsmMor3 chromosome 10, fOsmMor3.pri, whole genome shotgun sequence genomic DNA contains:
- the coa3a gene encoding cytochrome c oxidase assembly factor 3 homolog, mitochondrial, translating into MGFIIVFRSYNRRTHGVCNKPDIATDTASMADKTPTEKSEAAFAKRIDPTKDDLSNEQTFFMRQVELAQWKKKTTHLRGRNVATGLAIGAIVMGIYGYTFYSVSQEKIMDELDEEAKVARLKRPKTGAN; encoded by the exons ATGGGCTTTATCATTGTATTCAGATCGTATAATAGACGCACACACGGTGTTTGTAACAAACCGGATATCGCCACCGACACTGCAAGCATGGCCGACAAGACACCCACGGAGAAATCTGAGGCTGCTTTCGCGAAAAGGATAGATCCAACGAAAGACGACCTTTCAAATGAACAAACTTTCTTTATGAGACAAGTCGAACTTGCACAGTGGAAGAAGAAAACGACACATCTAAGAGGCCGAAATGTTGCAACGGGACTTGCTATTGGAGCTATAGTGATGGGCATAT ATGGCTACACATTTTACTCGGTGTCACAGGAGAAGATCATGGACGAGTTGGACGAAGAAGCCAAAGTTGCGCGACTGAAAAGGCCAAAGACGGGGGCTAACTGA
- the pus3 gene encoding tRNA pseudouridine(38/39) synthase isoform X1 — protein sequence MQFWFAPTRHVKAKIRFPAVFVVNALTSLAMSEDLLQRVRDLEAEVQRLKTQLGEKDMPANKMEGTTKSSLVEKVNHPDTTGGTKKGKKKGQDRPFDFSTHPRRHVALRLAYLGWSYQGFAVQENTDNTVEARLFEAFLKTKLIQDRQSSNYHRCGRTDKGVSAFSQVISIDLRSNQFCGGFGVTLPANVRVGAKIKEDAVELPYVKMLNRVLPQDIRILDWAPVAAEFSARFDCRSRTYRYYFPCGALNVSLMSEAAKCYEGTHDFRNICKMDVGNGVLQFQRTILSATIQPVQPHSVSSTGSHDLYVFEVKGLAFLYHQVRCMMAILLLIGQKLENPDIIDQLMDVDNNPRKPQYSMAVDFPLVLYDCHFEGLSWLHEAEEVSHTLGTLQHHWTQSAVKTQVLYGMVQGLGHSGGVPSTHCWLMEGTRQKNYKPLLERPCCESLESRIEHFVKRGRLEREEGENGGELVHRGKRSKLSHNSPHMSVVKEVSSNGDTNDKRD from the exons ATGCAGTTTTGGTTTGCGCCTACAAGACACGTCAAAGCAAAG ATACGTTTTCCAGCAGTCTTCGTCGTCAATGCTCTAACTTCGTTAGCTATGTCAGAGGATTTGTTACAGCGAGTCAGGGACCTGGAGGCTGAGGTTCAGAGACTGAAGACACAGCTTGGAGAGAAGGATATGCCTGCAAATAAGATGGAGGGCACAACCAAATCCAGTCTGGTTGAGAAAGTAAACCACCCTGATACTACTGGGGGCACGaagaagggaaagaaaaaggGTCAAGATAGACCATTTGACTTTTCCACTCATCCTCGACGCCATGTAGCCCTACGCTTGGCTTACCTTGGTTGGTCCTATCAGGGCTTTGCTGTCCAGgagaacacagacaacacagttGAAGCCAGGCTGTTTGAGGCTTTTCTTAAGACCAAGTTGATCCAAGATCGCCAGAGTTCCAACTATCACCGGTGTGGACGCACTGACAAGGGAGTCAGCGCCTTTTCTCAA GTCATATCTATAGATTTGAGATCCAATCAGTTTTGTGGAGGCTTTGGGGTGACCCTCCCAGCTAATGTTCGTGTTGGTGCCAAGATCAAAGAAGATGCAGTGGAACTCCCTTATGTAAAGATGCTGAACAGAGTCCTTCCTCAAGACATCAGAATCCTTGACTGGGCACCTGTGGCGGCGGAATTCAGTGCACGCTTTGACTGTCGATCAAGAACTTACCGGTACTACTTTCCCTGCGGCGCTCTGAATGTGTCGTTGATGTCAGAGGCAGCCAAATG CTATGAGGGTACCCATGACTTCCGCAACATCTGCAAGATGGATGTTGGTAACGGAGTCCTGCAGTTCCAAAGGACCATCCTGTCTGCAACTATCCAGCCTGTACAGCCACACAGTGTGTCCAGCACCGGGTCACATGACCTCTATGTGTTTGAGGTCAAAGGGCTGGCCTTTCTCTATCACCAG GTGCGTTGTATGATGGCTATCCTGCTCCTGATTGGACAAAAGTTGGAGAACCCAGATATAATAGATCAACTCATGGATGTTGACAATAATCCCAGGAAACCACAGTACAG CATGGCAGTGGACTTCCCCCTGGTGCTATATGACTGCCATTTTGAGGGTCTGAGCTGGCTTCATGAGGCTGAAGAGGTGAGCCATACCTTGGGGACTTTGCAGCATCACTGGACACAGAGTGCCGTTAAGACCCAAGTCCTCTATGGCATGGTCCAAGGCCTTGGACACTCAG GGGGCGTTCCATCTACCCATTGCTGGCTGATGGAGGGGACTAGACAGAAGAATTACAAACCTTTACTGGAACGTCCATGCTGCGAGAGCTTAGAGTCCAGGATAGAACATTTTGTTAAACGAGGCAGGCTTGAACGCGAGGAAGGGGAAAATGGAGGTGAACTGGTGCACAGGGGCAAAAGGTCAAAGCTTTCCCACAACTCCCCTCATATGTCAGTTGTCAAGGAAGTGTCATCCAATGGTGACACAAATGACAAACGGGATTAA
- the pus3 gene encoding tRNA pseudouridine(38/39) synthase isoform X2, with translation MPANKMEGTTKSSLVEKVNHPDTTGGTKKGKKKGQDRPFDFSTHPRRHVALRLAYLGWSYQGFAVQENTDNTVEARLFEAFLKTKLIQDRQSSNYHRCGRTDKGVSAFSQVISIDLRSNQFCGGFGVTLPANVRVGAKIKEDAVELPYVKMLNRVLPQDIRILDWAPVAAEFSARFDCRSRTYRYYFPCGALNVSLMSEAAKCYEGTHDFRNICKMDVGNGVLQFQRTILSATIQPVQPHSVSSTGSHDLYVFEVKGLAFLYHQVRCMMAILLLIGQKLENPDIIDQLMDVDNNPRKPQYSMAVDFPLVLYDCHFEGLSWLHEAEEVSHTLGTLQHHWTQSAVKTQVLYGMVQGLGHSGGVPSTHCWLMEGTRQKNYKPLLERPCCESLESRIEHFVKRGRLEREEGENGGELVHRGKRSKLSHNSPHMSVVKEVSSNGDTNDKRD, from the exons ATGCCTGCAAATAAGATGGAGGGCACAACCAAATCCAGTCTGGTTGAGAAAGTAAACCACCCTGATACTACTGGGGGCACGaagaagggaaagaaaaaggGTCAAGATAGACCATTTGACTTTTCCACTCATCCTCGACGCCATGTAGCCCTACGCTTGGCTTACCTTGGTTGGTCCTATCAGGGCTTTGCTGTCCAGgagaacacagacaacacagttGAAGCCAGGCTGTTTGAGGCTTTTCTTAAGACCAAGTTGATCCAAGATCGCCAGAGTTCCAACTATCACCGGTGTGGACGCACTGACAAGGGAGTCAGCGCCTTTTCTCAA GTCATATCTATAGATTTGAGATCCAATCAGTTTTGTGGAGGCTTTGGGGTGACCCTCCCAGCTAATGTTCGTGTTGGTGCCAAGATCAAAGAAGATGCAGTGGAACTCCCTTATGTAAAGATGCTGAACAGAGTCCTTCCTCAAGACATCAGAATCCTTGACTGGGCACCTGTGGCGGCGGAATTCAGTGCACGCTTTGACTGTCGATCAAGAACTTACCGGTACTACTTTCCCTGCGGCGCTCTGAATGTGTCGTTGATGTCAGAGGCAGCCAAATG CTATGAGGGTACCCATGACTTCCGCAACATCTGCAAGATGGATGTTGGTAACGGAGTCCTGCAGTTCCAAAGGACCATCCTGTCTGCAACTATCCAGCCTGTACAGCCACACAGTGTGTCCAGCACCGGGTCACATGACCTCTATGTGTTTGAGGTCAAAGGGCTGGCCTTTCTCTATCACCAG GTGCGTTGTATGATGGCTATCCTGCTCCTGATTGGACAAAAGTTGGAGAACCCAGATATAATAGATCAACTCATGGATGTTGACAATAATCCCAGGAAACCACAGTACAG CATGGCAGTGGACTTCCCCCTGGTGCTATATGACTGCCATTTTGAGGGTCTGAGCTGGCTTCATGAGGCTGAAGAGGTGAGCCATACCTTGGGGACTTTGCAGCATCACTGGACACAGAGTGCCGTTAAGACCCAAGTCCTCTATGGCATGGTCCAAGGCCTTGGACACTCAG GGGGCGTTCCATCTACCCATTGCTGGCTGATGGAGGGGACTAGACAGAAGAATTACAAACCTTTACTGGAACGTCCATGCTGCGAGAGCTTAGAGTCCAGGATAGAACATTTTGTTAAACGAGGCAGGCTTGAACGCGAGGAAGGGGAAAATGGAGGTGAACTGGTGCACAGGGGCAAAAGGTCAAAGCTTTCCCACAACTCCCCTCATATGTCAGTTGTCAAGGAAGTGTCATCCAATGGTGACACAAATGACAAACGGGATTAA
- the dcakd gene encoding dephospho-CoA kinase domain-containing protein isoform X1: MFLVGLTGGIASGKSTVSSILRELGCPIIDADVVARKVVEPHSPAFCKIVRHFGPEILLENGEIDRQKLGQLIFASEEKRRLLNSITHPEIHKAMLKQILFYFLRGYRYVVLDVPLLFETRRLTRFLNHTVVVYCDPATQLSRLMHRDGLTQEQAEQRIAAQMPLNEKRGLANHVIENSGSREDTHRQVLRLHTKLEDSMEFLLVRVIAIAATAGFGGFLLYATKLLIS; this comes from the exons ATGTTTCTTGTGGGACTTACTGGAGGAATCGCCTCAGGCAAGAGCACTGTGTCTTCCATCCTGCGAGAGCTCGGCTGCCCTATCATCGATGCTGATGTGGTGGCTAGAAAAG TGGTGGAGCCCCACAGTCCGGCCTTTTGCAAGATAGTACGCCATTTTGGGCCAGAGATCCTGCTAGAGAATGGGGAGATTGACAGGCAGAAGCTGGGCCAGCTCATCTTCGCAAGTGAGGAGAAGCGCCGACTGCTTAATTCCATCACCCACCCTGAGATCCACAAAGCTATGCTCAAACAGATCCTCTTCTACTTCCTCAGAG GGTATCGCTACGTGGTGCTAGACGTGCCCCTGCTCTTTGAGACCCGGCGCCTGACACGCTTCCTCAACCACACCGTGGTTGTCTACTG CGACCCCGCCACTCAGCTCTCCCGCCTGATGCACAGGGACGGGCTGACCCAGGAGCAGGCCGAGCAGCGCATCGCCGCCCAGATGCCCCTCAACGAGAAGCGCGGCCTGGCTAATCACGTCATCGAGAACTCGGGCAGCCGTGAGGACACCCACAGACAGGTCCTGCGGCTGCACACGAAGCTGGAGGACTCCATGGAGTTCCTGCTGGTCAGGGTCATTGCCATAGCAGCCACCGCCGGCTTCGGTGGATTTCTTCTCTACGCCACTAAGCTGTTGATTTCATAA
- the dcakd gene encoding dephospho-CoA kinase domain-containing protein isoform X2: MFLVGLTGGIASGKSTVSSILRELGCPIIDADVVARKVVEPHSPAFCKIVRHFGPEILLENGEIDRQKLGQLIFARYRYVVLDVPLLFETRRLTRFLNHTVVVYCDPATQLSRLMHRDGLTQEQAEQRIAAQMPLNEKRGLANHVIENSGSREDTHRQVLRLHTKLEDSMEFLLVRVIAIAATAGFGGFLLYATKLLIS, encoded by the exons ATGTTTCTTGTGGGACTTACTGGAGGAATCGCCTCAGGCAAGAGCACTGTGTCTTCCATCCTGCGAGAGCTCGGCTGCCCTATCATCGATGCTGATGTGGTGGCTAGAAAAG TGGTGGAGCCCCACAGTCCGGCCTTTTGCAAGATAGTACGCCATTTTGGGCCAGAGATCCTGCTAGAGAATGGGGAGATTGACAGGCAGAAGCTGGGCCAGCTCATCTTCGCAA GGTATCGCTACGTGGTGCTAGACGTGCCCCTGCTCTTTGAGACCCGGCGCCTGACACGCTTCCTCAACCACACCGTGGTTGTCTACTG CGACCCCGCCACTCAGCTCTCCCGCCTGATGCACAGGGACGGGCTGACCCAGGAGCAGGCCGAGCAGCGCATCGCCGCCCAGATGCCCCTCAACGAGAAGCGCGGCCTGGCTAATCACGTCATCGAGAACTCGGGCAGCCGTGAGGACACCCACAGACAGGTCCTGCGGCTGCACACGAAGCTGGAGGACTCCATGGAGTTCCTGCTGGTCAGGGTCATTGCCATAGCAGCCACCGCCGGCTTCGGTGGATTTCTTCTCTACGCCACTAAGCTGTTGATTTCATAA
- the LOC136950658 gene encoding C1q-related factor-like, with amino-acid sequence MLVLILVVLIPVLVSSVGTGVADASHYEMLGTCRMVCDPFLDTGTGTGTGAGTATATTDLQTEKADNNALGDHSIGPPLPTYGANGPQGKPGLPGKPGPPGPPGEPGPPGPKGPPGDEVRKGILGLGGKGAISTATYSNTPRVAFFAGLRNPQEGYDVLRFDDVVTNLGDNFVGSTGKFTCKIPGTYFFIYNVLMRGGDGTSMWADLIKNGLVRASAIAQDQDQSYDYASNSVILHLDAGDEVFIKLDGGKAHGGNSNKYSTFSGFILFAD; translated from the exons ATGCTGGTCCTGATCCTTGTGGTCCTCATCCCGGTGTTGGTCAGCTCCGTGGGGACTGGCGTCGCTGATGCCAGCCACTATGAGATGTTGGGCACCTGCCGTATGGTCTGTGACCCCTTTCTGGACACAGGTACGGGGACCGGCACAGGTGCAGGAACCGCCACGGCCACCACAGACCTCCAGACTGAGAAGGCAGACAACAACGCCCTCGGCGACCACAGCATCGGACCTCCGTTGCCTACCTATGGAGCCAATGGGCCGCAGGGGAAGCCAGGACTACCGGGGAAACCAGGACCCCCAGGACCACCTGGAGAGCCAGGACCACCTGGACCCAAGGGCCCGCCAGGGGACGAGGTCAGGAAGGGGATACTCGGCCTAGGGGGCAAGGGGGCCATCAGCACAGCCACTTACAGCAACACGCCCCGGGTGGCGTTTTTTGCCGGACTGCGTAACCCGCAGGAAGGCTACGACGTCCTGCGCTTCGACGACGTGGTCACTAATCTGGGGGATAACTTTGTGGGCTCGACAGGCAAGTTCACCTGCAAGATTCCTGGCACCTACTTTTTCATCTACAATGTGCTAATGCGAGGAGGAGATGGCACCAGCATGTGGGCGGACCTGATAAAGAACGGCCTG GTCAGGGCCAGCGCCATTGCccaagaccaggaccagagTTATGACTACGCCAGCAACAGTGTCATCCTGCATTTGGACGCCGGAGATGAGGTCTTCATCAAACTGGACGGGGGCAAAGCCCATGGGGGCAACAGCAACAAATACAGCACCTTCTCAGGGTTCATCCTCTTCGCTGACTGA
- the LOC136950774 gene encoding DELTA-sagatoxin-Srs1a-like encodes MPETAESHSATLTTNRNCTIEITNVSSSYCLVNPKVYMSSGYTFNPPQPTVRTMKTEVCSFTKDDDTATGAVGVLTYELFDMRTRSCNEIVSVMFSVPYDYNIYKNWLGLGFFEHTRACDEKLYKHMYYEKDFTNFKRYEAIGSGVHYAGRMVDMRATMSNIGKAIIKLELYDKMG; translated from the exons ATGCCTGAAACTGCAGAGTCCCATTCTGCTACTTTAACCACCAACCGCAACTGCACCATTGAGATCACCAATGTTAGCTCAAGCTACTGTCTGGTGAACCCTAA ggtctacATGTCCAGTGGCTACACCTTCAACCCCCCTCAGCCCACCGTTCGGACCATGAAGACCGAGGTCTGCTCCTTCACCAAGGACGACGACACAGCGACCGGCGCCGTGGGCGTGCTCACCTACGAGCTGTTCGACATGCGCACCCGCAGCTGCAACGAGATTGTGTCCGTCATGTTTTCGGTGCCCTACGAttacaacatctacaagaacTGGCTGGGCTTGGGCTTCTTCGAGCACACGCGCGCCTGTGACGAGAAGCTCTACAAACACATGTACTATGAGAAGGACTTCACCAACTTCAAGCGTTACGAGGCCATTGGCTCGGGCGTGCACTACGCAGGGAGGATGGTGGACATGAGGGCAACCATGTCCAACATAGGCAAGGCTATCATCAAGCTGGAGCTGTACGACAAGATGGGTTAA
- the LOC136951002 gene encoding DELTA-stichotoxin-Hcr4a-like, with product MSESAESVAVNMTSRRNITIEITNLTNNYCLLNPKVFLENGCTHSPPQPTVRPLKTEVCSFSKDSAKATGSVGVLTYDLFEKTQNGYIETVAIMFSVPYDYNMYKNWFAVGIFGKGKECNEALYKEMYYNKEQKGFVREEARGSSITYEGNYLDIKATMSPMGRAMMKVEVWDKLFTPSLNQQY from the exons ATGAGTGAATCAGCGGAGTCTGTGGCTGTCAATATGACCAGTCGCAGGAACATTACCATCGAAATTACCAACCTCACCAACAACTACTGTCTGCTCAACCCAAA AGTTTTCTTGGAGAATGGATGCACTCACAGCCCACCACAGCCCACAGTGCGACCGCTGAAGACCGAGGTGTGCAGCTTCAGCAAGGACAGTGCCAAGGCCACAGGCAGCGTGGGGGTCCTGACCTATGACCTCTTTGAGAAGACACAGAACGGTTACATCGAGACCGTGGCTATCATGTTCTCCGTGCCCTACGACTATAACATGTACAAGAACTGGTTTGCCGTCGGCATTTTCGGAAAAGGCAAAGAGTGCAACGAGGCTCTGTACAAAGAGATGTACTACAACAAGGAGCAGAAGGGCTTTGTCAGGGAGGAGGCGCGAGGCTCAAGCATCACCTATGAAGGCAACTACTTGGACATCAAAGCCACCATGTCTCCTATGGGCAGAGCAATGATGAAGGTGGAAGTGTGGGACAAGCTCTTCACCCCTTCACTTAATCAACAATACTAA
- the LOC136951001 gene encoding endonuclease domain-containing 1 protein-like: MGFTLLTLTCFWSLCLADVGEFTPCLQFFYKSWPPKGLQGTPICQRYENIYHFATLYSRPRRSPWFSGYVFTQPYGKRPSSNWKFEPQLAYSKDNGNMIPFPPGPLDQNVVESQAVEHDYINSSYTRGHLNPSLHHHDHEDRSSTFTLTNTVPQTHGSNSGPWADLEKHVNHTMSSYCLGEAFIVTGIIPYQKEEHWLKDHRVAVPEYLWSAYCCLDSSKSLPGNLTEMFPTYAAIGRNDPNSTEEIVPVDRGAHKDILGYDVRRMPLDTLEMYLKERFGSVVSVFYEKCSKLHLVI, encoded by the exons ATGGGTTTTACCCTTTTGACTTTGACATGTTTCTGGTCCTTGTGCCTAGCTGACGTTGGTGAGTTTACTCCATGTTTGCAGTTCTTCTACAAGTCCTGGCCACCAAAAGGGCTACAGGGGACCCCTATCTGCCAGCGCTATGAGAACATCTATCACTTTGCCACGCTGTACAGCCGACCACGCCGCTCACCTTGGTTCTCTGGCTACGTCTTCACCCAACCATATGGAAAGAGGCCTTCATCAAACTGGAAGTTTGAGCCGCAG CTAGCCTACAGTAAAGACAACGGTAACATGATACCCTTTCCTCCTGGGCCACTGGACCAGAACGTGGTGGAGAGCCAGGCGGTCGAGCATGACTACATCAATTCAAGTTACACACGTGGTCacctcaacccctccctccaccaccacgaTCACGAGGACCGCTCTTCCACCTTCACCCTGACCAACACTGTACCACAGACCCACGGCTCCAACAGTGGGCCTTGGGCGGACCTGGAGAAACACGTCAACCATACAATGAGCTCCTACTGCCTGGGCGAGGCCTTCATCGTGACGGGCATCATCCCGTATCAGAAGGAGGAGCACTGGCTCAAGGATCATCGGGTGGCTGTGCCAGAGTACCTCTGGTCTGCCTACTGCTGCCTCGACTCCAGCAAAAGTCTGCCCGGGAACCTCACCGAGATGTTTCCGACCTATGCTGCCATTGGACGGAATGACCCGAACAGCACAGAGGAGATTGTGCCTGTCGATAGGGGAGCTCACAAAGACATATTGGGATATGATGTGAGGAGAATGCCATTGGATACATTGGAGATGTACTTGAAGGAAAGGTTTGGTTCTGTTGTGAGTGTCTTCTATGAGAAGTGTTccaagttacatttagtcatttag